A single region of the Gemmatimonadaceae bacterium genome encodes:
- a CDS encoding ABC transporter permease: MILAGRDIKLRYKQTVLGVVWVVLQPLVAALIFTVMFGRFAKLPSDGHPYLLFVFAGVVIWNYFAAVLQRGGNSLLTDSRLITKVYFPRLIVPLASTFSAMIDLAVSLTVLGVLMMIYGVMPTWRLLTLPLFIGLAALTATGVSLWLTALNVRYRDFVHAMPFMLQVWMFASPVAYATSIVPEQWRLLYGLNPAVAFIEGLRWAILGTSSITPQTVAIAVATGTVIFISGAFFFRRVERGFADTV; this comes from the coding sequence ATGATTCTTGCAGGCCGCGACATCAAGCTCCGCTACAAGCAGACGGTCCTCGGAGTTGTCTGGGTCGTGCTGCAGCCGCTCGTCGCGGCGTTGATCTTCACGGTGATGTTCGGACGATTCGCCAAGCTGCCGAGTGACGGGCACCCGTATCTCCTCTTCGTTTTCGCCGGTGTCGTCATCTGGAACTACTTCGCCGCCGTCCTTCAGCGGGGAGGCAACAGTCTCCTCACCGACTCGCGGCTCATCACGAAGGTTTATTTCCCTCGCCTCATAGTTCCGCTGGCCAGCACCTTCTCCGCGATGATCGATCTCGCCGTGTCGCTAACCGTACTCGGCGTGCTGATGATGATTTACGGAGTGATGCCCACGTGGCGGCTGCTGACGCTTCCGTTGTTCATTGGCCTCGCGGCGCTCACTGCAACTGGCGTGAGCCTGTGGCTCACGGCTCTCAACGTGCGATATCGCGACTTTGTCCACGCGATGCCGTTCATGCTTCAGGTGTGGATGTTCGCAAGTCCTGTGGCTTACGCCACATCGATAGTGCCCGAGCAGTGGCGCCTCCTGTACGGGTTGAATCCGGCGGTCGCGTTTATCGAGGGTTTGAGGTGGGCTATCCTTGGAACAAGTTCGATCACGCCGCAGACAGTCGCGATCGCGGTTGCAACGGGTACTGTGATTTTCATTAGCGGAGCCTTCTTCTTCCGCCGGGTCGAGCGCGGGTTCGCCGACACAGTATGA
- a CDS encoding ABC transporter ATP-binding protein: MSDKALIVDGISKSYRIARALVRQPYRTLQEDVIALPRTLWKRALGKSETLETFWALSDVSFNVNTGEVVGIVGRNGAGKSTLLKILSRITEPTHGRAEIYGRVGALLEVGTGFHPELTGRENVFLSGAILGMRRSEITRRFDEIVSFAEVEQFIDTPTKRYSSGMYTRLAFAVAAHLEPEILLIDEVLAVGDSAFQKKCLGKMGDVAGEGRTVFFVSHNNQAVRQLCSRCILLDHGRVVADGPTDSTLAVYNQRLRDMRVDSETGVNNPENRRGSGAVRISAVSLEDLKGVERYTFQMGDTVRFRISCRVNAPMRGLAIVVALRSGMSRELVTSARHVITTATIPQGETATVVIDLPNVYIRPGEYPLYLHASEVVQSPVNYDVLDDLTPPLVIAGARGVHENFDPSQPYGVFSIPSRIVVEEWPATAVPHKARTTNLEHQQTVR, translated from the coding sequence ATGAGCGACAAAGCACTCATCGTTGACGGGATCTCGAAGTCGTACCGCATTGCGCGCGCGCTCGTCCGCCAGCCGTACCGTACACTCCAGGAGGACGTCATCGCTCTGCCGCGAACGCTCTGGAAGCGGGCGCTCGGCAAATCCGAGACGCTGGAGACCTTCTGGGCTTTGAGCGACGTGAGCTTCAACGTCAATACGGGAGAGGTGGTCGGCATCGTAGGTCGGAATGGGGCGGGGAAGAGTACTCTGCTCAAGATTCTTTCGCGCATTACGGAGCCTACACACGGACGCGCCGAGATTTACGGGCGGGTCGGTGCTCTCCTCGAAGTTGGGACGGGCTTTCATCCGGAGCTGACAGGGCGCGAGAACGTGTTTCTCAGCGGCGCAATCCTCGGAATGAGGCGCAGCGAGATCACGCGACGCTTCGACGAGATCGTGAGCTTCGCGGAAGTCGAGCAGTTCATAGACACGCCAACGAAGCGCTACAGCAGCGGCATGTACACGCGTCTCGCGTTCGCGGTGGCGGCTCATCTGGAGCCGGAGATTCTTCTCATCGACGAGGTGCTTGCTGTTGGCGACTCTGCGTTTCAGAAAAAGTGCCTCGGCAAGATGGGAGACGTGGCCGGTGAGGGGCGCACGGTATTCTTCGTGAGTCACAACAATCAGGCGGTGAGACAGCTCTGTTCCCGCTGCATACTGCTGGACCATGGCCGCGTCGTAGCCGACGGCCCAACCGACTCCACGCTAGCGGTTTATAACCAGCGATTGCGAGACATGCGCGTGGACAGCGAAACGGGCGTGAACAATCCGGAGAACCGTCGTGGCTCGGGTGCGGTACGGATAAGCGCTGTGTCTCTCGAGGATCTCAAGGGGGTCGAGCGATATACGTTCCAGATGGGCGATACGGTGCGGTTTCGCATCTCCTGCAGGGTGAACGCGCCAATGCGCGGCCTGGCGATCGTGGTTGCGCTGCGCTCGGGAATGTCGCGGGAGCTCGTCACCTCGGCGCGTCATGTGATTACCACCGCGACCATCCCACAGGGCGAAACGGCGACAGTGGTAATCGATCTGCCAAACGTGTATATCCGGCCGGGCGAGTACCCCCTCTACCTCCACGCCAGCGAGGTTGTCCAGTCGCCTGTGAACTACGACGTCCTCGATGACCTTACGCCGCCGCTTGTGATTGCCGGGGCAAGGGGCGTGCACGAGAATTTTGATCCATCACAACCATACGGGGTATTCTCTATTCCGTCGCGAATCGTAGTTGAGGAATGGCCCGCGACCGCTGTACCCCACAAAGCGAGAACGACAAATCTCGAGCATCAGCAGACAGTTCGCTAA
- a CDS encoding aldo/keto reductase, whose protein sequence is MRNGPRPLYPTKRERQISSISRQFAKREPFVIEGDLTDRLVIGTVQLGLPYGRHRASTVTHEDSAFRILDAAWSLGIRAFDTAEAYGSSARRLRAWSDSRGNAEALEIITKCSLDSPDESLHALEDRANKALRRFSGVRRVVLLTHGAVDADRWPALLAASAAHDAIVGQSVYSADDVSAACALPGMGRLQVPGNVLDSRAIRARGDSPVPLDVRSVYLQGVLLEAPHMADARAPGAAGITAAVQDAAAELDTSLASLLIATMLKVIRRDDRLVIGIDNVSQLDALPPAFEIPDDTVQEFRETVARLAGDPALTILLDPRGWPSPQPG, encoded by the coding sequence TTGAGGAATGGCCCGCGACCGCTGTACCCCACAAAGCGAGAACGACAAATCTCGAGCATCAGCAGACAGTTCGCTAAGCGAGAGCCGTTCGTCATCGAGGGAGATCTGACCGATCGCCTCGTCATCGGCACGGTGCAGCTCGGTTTGCCGTACGGCCGGCACCGTGCGTCGACTGTCACGCACGAGGACTCCGCATTTCGAATTCTGGACGCGGCGTGGTCCCTTGGCATTCGAGCTTTCGACACGGCAGAAGCGTACGGATCGTCGGCTCGACGGCTTCGAGCATGGAGCGATTCACGCGGCAACGCCGAGGCGTTGGAGATTATTACGAAGTGCAGCCTCGATTCTCCGGATGAATCACTGCATGCGCTGGAAGATAGGGCCAACAAGGCGCTCCGCCGCTTCAGCGGGGTTCGCCGTGTTGTGCTGCTGACGCACGGCGCCGTCGACGCGGATCGATGGCCGGCTCTGCTGGCGGCATCCGCGGCGCACGACGCCATCGTCGGCCAAAGCGTCTACTCCGCGGACGATGTGAGCGCCGCTTGCGCGCTGCCCGGCATGGGAAGGCTGCAGGTTCCAGGGAACGTTCTCGATTCGCGAGCCATCCGGGCGCGCGGGGACTCGCCCGTCCCGCTCGACGTTCGCTCAGTCTACCTTCAGGGCGTGCTGCTCGAGGCTCCGCACATGGCAGACGCGCGAGCTCCGGGTGCGGCAGGGATCACAGCGGCCGTTCAGGACGCCGCCGCCGAGCTCGACACGAGCCTCGCCTCATTGCTCATCGCCACCATGCTCAAGGTCATTCGGCGTGACGACCGGCTCGTGATCGGTATCGATAACGTGTCCCAGCTCGATGCCTTACCCCCAGCCTTCGAAATACCTGATGACACCGTGCAGGAATTTCGAGAGACGGTCGCGCGCCTCGCCGGCGATCCCGCGTTGACCATCCTGCTCGATCCACGCGGCTGGCCATCTCCGCAGCCCGGCTGA
- a CDS encoding DegT/DnrJ/EryC1/StrS family aminotransferase encodes MRNTGAVAAFEDAFAQFVGAKFAVSCVNGTATLHTALVALGVEPGDTVSVPCITMAATTAAVLHAGAIPQFVDVDPETWLMQRSGSEYSIPVSLFGLCFPHAYSSRSIDDAAQTLRKHGPSAFTSYSFQASKIISTGEGGMLVTNSKELATRAREFGSLGYRMNAKQPRIDSATLKSPTFNRHHSLGWNYRMAPAVAEEGLKQLAKAEQLLADRRQAAELYATAASGCAWLRQQYVPNGWLHDNWAFAVALESKELWPPFVDSICRHGGERPYACWRVTYQEPAFRHLAPDGTCPNAEELQPRLVQFQTNDIQSAEKNAHAVMKAIGEIG; translated from the coding sequence GTGCGTAATACTGGCGCAGTAGCCGCGTTCGAGGACGCGTTCGCTCAATTCGTGGGAGCGAAGTTCGCAGTGTCATGCGTGAATGGAACAGCCACGCTGCACACCGCGCTCGTTGCGCTGGGAGTCGAGCCGGGCGACACCGTTTCAGTTCCATGCATCACTATGGCCGCTACAACAGCTGCCGTATTGCATGCCGGCGCGATTCCGCAATTCGTCGACGTTGATCCCGAGACATGGCTGATGCAGCGAAGCGGTTCCGAATACTCGATTCCTGTCTCGCTGTTCGGCCTATGCTTCCCGCACGCGTATTCGAGCCGCTCAATCGACGACGCAGCGCAGACGCTCCGGAAGCATGGCCCGTCCGCGTTCACGAGCTACAGCTTCCAGGCATCCAAGATCATTTCGACGGGTGAAGGCGGCATGCTCGTGACGAATTCAAAGGAGCTCGCCACGCGTGCGCGCGAATTCGGATCCCTCGGCTACCGCATGAATGCGAAGCAGCCTAGGATCGATTCCGCAACGCTGAAGTCACCGACCTTCAATCGTCATCACTCGCTCGGCTGGAATTACCGGATGGCTCCTGCGGTCGCAGAAGAAGGGCTGAAGCAGCTGGCGAAGGCGGAACAACTCCTGGCCGACCGCAGACAGGCGGCCGAACTCTACGCCACGGCAGCGAGCGGCTGTGCGTGGCTGCGCCAGCAATACGTTCCGAATGGCTGGCTCCACGACAACTGGGCCTTTGCCGTTGCGCTCGAATCAAAAGAGCTCTGGCCGCCTTTTGTCGACAGCATCTGCAGGCATGGCGGTGAGCGGCCGTACGCCTGCTGGCGGGTCACCTATCAGGAGCCGGCCTTTCGCCATCTTGCGCCGGATGGAACCTGCCCGAATGCAGAGGAGCTTCAGCCCCGACTCGTGCAGTTCCAGACTAACGACATCCAGTCGGCCGAGAAGAACGCGCACGCAGTAATGAAAGCTATCGGGGAAATCGGCTGA
- a CDS encoding class I SAM-dependent methyltransferase, with protein MEQRTAEWLDKDKVNTEYHERQFLEPYRSTIAFCDWLETELLMSPESELRVVDLCSGTGANIYHLSKRYPKSTFVGVDINPDNVERGNAFFQSRGIGECRLEVGDIYNLDPKYVSEFDGVVSFQSLMALPKGEGPLRAMAKLAPQWIALTSLFYDGPVSCTIDITEYDAGLEPNRSGFYNVYSLPVTRKHMQANGYGDFRFTPFEIDVDLPKYREGLMSTFTEKLEDGRRLQISGPLLMPWYFIAATR; from the coding sequence ATGGAACAGCGCACGGCTGAATGGCTCGATAAGGACAAGGTCAACACTGAGTATCACGAGAGGCAGTTCCTGGAACCGTATAGAAGCACGATTGCGTTTTGCGATTGGCTCGAGACCGAACTCCTGATGAGTCCCGAGAGCGAGCTCCGAGTAGTGGATCTGTGTTCGGGCACGGGCGCCAACATCTACCACTTGTCGAAGCGGTACCCGAAATCCACTTTTGTCGGTGTCGACATCAATCCCGACAACGTCGAGCGTGGTAACGCCTTTTTTCAGAGCAGGGGAATCGGCGAATGCCGCCTTGAAGTCGGCGACATCTACAACCTCGATCCAAAGTACGTGTCGGAATTCGATGGTGTGGTATCGTTCCAATCCCTGATGGCGCTTCCCAAGGGCGAGGGTCCTCTCCGAGCCATGGCAAAGCTGGCTCCTCAGTGGATCGCACTGACTTCTCTGTTTTATGACGGGCCGGTCTCCTGCACGATCGACATAACCGAATACGACGCTGGTCTCGAGCCAAACCGGTCTGGTTTCTACAATGTGTACTCATTGCCCGTCACAAGAAAACACATGCAGGCAAACGGCTATGGCGATTTTCGCTTCACGCCGTTCGAGATCGATGTCGACTTGCCAAAGTACAGGGAAGGGCTGATGTCGACATTCACTGAGAAGCTCGAAGATGGACGCAGACTTCAGATATCGGGTCCGCTGCTGATGCCCTGGTATTTCATTGCGGCAACACGGTAA
- the pseB gene encoding UDP-N-acetylglucosamine 4,6-dehydratase (inverting) → MLSGKTVLITGGTGSFGRRFTQTALAQFNPKRLIVFSRDELKQSEMHAHFPDDEYPNIRFFIGDVRDRDRLYRAFDGVDIVVHAAALKQVPAAEYNPLEAVKTNVLGAANVIDAAIDRGVEKVIALSTDKAASPISLYGATKLCSDKLFVAANSYVGVHRTRFSVVRYGNVVGSRGSVIPLFQQRAKTGKLPITDPRMTRFLITLDRGVQFVLQCLGEMRGGEIFVPKIPSMKLIDLARVIGPECDLEIVGRRPGEKLHEVMVSEDDAQNTLEYDDFYAILPTVRNWNQDQARDNNGGRPCPEGFRYSSETNTRWLSVAELEQIIDQVR, encoded by the coding sequence ATGCTCAGTGGCAAGACTGTACTGATAACGGGCGGCACGGGCTCATTCGGGCGGCGGTTTACCCAGACCGCGCTAGCCCAATTCAATCCGAAGCGGCTCATCGTTTTCAGCCGAGACGAGCTGAAGCAGTCGGAGATGCATGCGCATTTCCCGGATGACGAGTACCCGAACATCCGGTTCTTCATCGGCGATGTGCGCGATCGCGATCGTCTCTACAGGGCCTTCGACGGCGTGGACATTGTCGTCCATGCGGCGGCACTGAAGCAGGTACCCGCTGCGGAATACAATCCACTGGAAGCGGTCAAGACCAACGTTCTCGGCGCCGCTAACGTGATCGACGCCGCAATCGATCGTGGTGTGGAAAAGGTCATAGCGCTCAGCACCGACAAGGCGGCGAGTCCCATCAGCCTTTACGGCGCAACCAAGCTGTGCTCCGACAAGCTCTTCGTCGCGGCCAACAGCTACGTTGGAGTCCATCGCACCCGGTTCAGCGTTGTGCGCTACGGAAACGTGGTCGGAAGCCGGGGCAGTGTGATACCGCTGTTCCAGCAGCGCGCAAAAACGGGAAAACTGCCCATCACTGACCCGCGAATGACGCGCTTCTTGATCACGCTCGACCGCGGCGTGCAGTTCGTTCTTCAATGTCTCGGGGAGATGCGCGGCGGTGAGATTTTTGTGCCGAAGATACCCAGCATGAAGCTCATCGATCTTGCGCGAGTGATTGGACCTGAGTGCGACCTGGAGATTGTGGGAAGGCGGCCCGGAGAGAAGCTCCACGAGGTGATGGTCAGCGAGGACGATGCGCAGAACACGCTGGAGTACGACGACTTTTACGCGATCCTTCCGACCGTTCGGAACTGGAACCAGGATCAAGCTCGGGATAACAATGGCGGCCGGCCATGTCCCGAAGGCTTCCGCTACAGCAGCGAGACGAACACACGCTGGCTGTCGGTTGCCGAACTGGAGCAGATAATCGATCAGGTGCGCTAG
- a CDS encoding SDR family oxidoreductase, with product MLLVAGASGFLGRNLTLEALASVRPVVGVVHHHPVDHIALESVSADLTTPTAARALLRRLRPATVVNCAAFADVDACEANPERARLVNVELPRSLAVTCAELGVGLVHISTDSVFDGTCGGYTESDKPAPVNVYARSKLEGERAVQDAFPEALIIRTNFIGASGRGAGLADWVSSRLEAGERIGGFADVIFSPLLANELARVVLAAIDCGLQGLYHASAGDACSKYEFACRLAVALGVDTGLVKSARLADAKLPAPRPLNTSMSSARLEAALGRQMPSVDAAISGYVALRSAGFDSSLHERDLVS from the coding sequence ATGCTGCTCGTAGCGGGCGCCAGCGGGTTCCTTGGTCGCAATCTCACGCTCGAGGCACTTGCATCCGTGCGTCCGGTCGTTGGGGTCGTCCACCATCATCCGGTCGACCACATCGCGCTCGAGAGTGTCAGCGCAGATCTGACCACCCCAACAGCAGCCAGGGCGCTTCTCAGAAGGCTCCGGCCGGCAACGGTTGTAAATTGCGCCGCCTTCGCCGACGTGGACGCATGCGAAGCCAATCCGGAGCGCGCGCGCCTGGTCAACGTCGAGCTTCCACGATCACTCGCCGTCACCTGCGCTGAGCTTGGGGTCGGGCTCGTGCACATCTCGACCGATTCTGTCTTTGACGGCACATGCGGCGGCTACACGGAATCCGACAAGCCTGCGCCGGTCAATGTCTACGCCCGATCGAAGCTGGAGGGCGAACGCGCAGTCCAGGACGCCTTTCCCGAAGCGCTCATCATTCGCACGAACTTCATCGGCGCCTCGGGTCGCGGCGCGGGCCTGGCCGACTGGGTCAGCTCACGACTCGAAGCGGGTGAGCGGATAGGCGGCTTCGCCGACGTGATTTTCTCCCCACTACTCGCCAATGAGCTTGCGCGCGTCGTCCTTGCCGCGATTGATTGCGGGCTTCAGGGTCTTTATCACGCCTCTGCCGGAGACGCTTGCAGCAAGTATGAATTCGCATGCCGGCTCGCTGTCGCGCTTGGGGTCGACACTGGGCTCGTAAAAAGTGCGCGCCTTGCTGACGCAAAGCTGCCGGCGCCGCGCCCGCTGAATACCTCCATGTCGTCGGCGCGGCTCGAGGCGGCTCTTGGCCGGCAAATGCCGTCGGTCGACGCTGCGATATCGGGCTACGTCGCTCTGCGGTCCGCAGGCTTCGACAGCAGCCTTCACGAACGAGACCTGGTCAGCTAA
- a CDS encoding N-acetylneuraminate synthase family protein: MPALRIAERVVGEDNPTYFIADIAANHDGDVERAIALIHLAAEAGADAAKFQHFRAEYIVSKQGFESGPKLSHQSKWKKSVFEVYKSASVPWEWTGRLKSACDQAGIHFFSSPYDLEAVDMLDSYVPAFKIGSGDITWPGILEHIARKNKPVLLATGASKLGDVERAVGAILGLNPQLLLMQCNTNYTGTAENLAFVNLRVLRQFASMYPDLVLGLSDHTPGHVTVLGAVTLGARAIEKHFTDDRSREGPDHPFSMDPAGWREMVDRTRDLERALGDGVKRVEANEQETVVIQRRCLRATRDLPAGTVLEEGHLEALRPAPSDAIMPFNLHEAVGRTLGRGLPQGEYLKWTDLT; encoded by the coding sequence ATGCCAGCGCTGAGAATCGCGGAGCGCGTGGTCGGTGAAGACAACCCGACCTATTTCATCGCAGATATCGCCGCAAACCACGATGGAGATGTCGAGAGGGCGATCGCTCTCATCCACCTCGCCGCCGAGGCAGGAGCCGACGCGGCCAAGTTCCAGCACTTTCGCGCCGAGTACATCGTCAGCAAACAGGGCTTCGAGTCGGGCCCGAAGTTGTCGCACCAGAGCAAATGGAAGAAGTCCGTGTTCGAAGTTTATAAAAGTGCGTCGGTCCCCTGGGAATGGACGGGACGCCTCAAGTCTGCGTGCGACCAAGCCGGAATCCATTTCTTCTCGTCGCCCTACGACCTGGAAGCCGTGGACATGCTCGATTCATATGTACCGGCTTTCAAGATCGGATCGGGTGACATCACCTGGCCGGGCATACTCGAGCACATCGCGCGCAAGAACAAACCGGTCCTGCTCGCCACCGGTGCGTCGAAGCTCGGCGATGTCGAACGGGCGGTCGGGGCGATTCTCGGGCTGAATCCTCAGCTCCTGTTGATGCAGTGCAACACGAATTATACCGGAACTGCGGAGAACCTCGCCTTCGTCAATCTTCGTGTGCTCCGGCAATTCGCCTCGATGTATCCGGATCTGGTCCTGGGGTTGAGCGACCATACGCCCGGTCACGTAACCGTGCTCGGTGCCGTTACCCTGGGAGCACGAGCCATCGAGAAGCACTTCACCGACGATCGCAGCCGCGAAGGCCCCGATCATCCGTTCTCGATGGATCCCGCCGGCTGGCGCGAGATGGTGGATCGGACCCGCGACCTCGAGCGTGCGCTTGGCGACGGCGTCAAGAGAGTCGAGGCGAATGAGCAGGAGACCGTGGTCATCCAGCGGCGCTGCCTCAGGGCAACGCGTGACCTCCCAGCGGGGACTGTGCTTGAGGAGGGACATCTCGAAGCTCTGCGTCCCGCTCCTTCCGACGCTATCATGCCTTTTAACCTGCACGAAGCTGTCGGACGCACTCTTGGTCGCGGACTGCCGCAGGGCGAGTATCTCAAGTGGACCGATCTCACCTGA
- a CDS encoding glycosyltransferase, with amino-acid sequence MDRSHLKVLYISRGYTTHDHRFLKSFVGAGWAPTHLPLLEEKLDARPLPEGVRTATWMTHRAEPGAQGAWRSRRNRLIELLSDVRPDVVIGGPVQSGAFLAALARARPLVTVSWGTDLLVDANASARSRFITRYTLDNSAAVFGDCRAVRDAVHRHSSLPDDRIVTFPWGIDLTRFSPRPPALTIRTDLGWAGNEVLISTRSWEPVYAVDVLVRAFALVRQQRPSARLILLGDGSLEREVRRLIGDLGLQDFVHAPGRVPYDSLPDYFRSADAYVSAAVSDGTSISLLEAMACGLPVVVSNSFGNLEWVREGVNGALAPPGDIESLTAAMLLVISHEYESARMREANVATARDHANWDANFPGFVGLVERLATS; translated from the coding sequence GTGGACCGATCTCACCTGAAGGTCCTGTACATTTCGCGGGGCTACACTACCCACGATCACCGTTTTCTAAAGTCCTTTGTCGGTGCCGGATGGGCTCCCACTCATCTGCCTCTCCTCGAGGAAAAGCTGGATGCGCGTCCGCTCCCCGAAGGTGTGCGGACAGCGACCTGGATGACCCACCGTGCCGAGCCGGGCGCGCAGGGGGCCTGGAGAAGCCGCCGAAACAGACTGATCGAGCTTCTTTCGGACGTGCGGCCGGATGTTGTCATCGGAGGTCCCGTACAATCCGGAGCGTTCCTCGCCGCTCTTGCCCGGGCAAGGCCGCTGGTGACAGTCTCCTGGGGAACGGATCTTCTCGTGGACGCCAATGCGTCAGCGCGTTCCCGGTTCATCACTCGCTATACACTTGATAATTCCGCAGCAGTGTTCGGTGACTGTCGTGCGGTGCGTGATGCAGTGCACCGGCACTCTTCGCTCCCCGACGATCGTATTGTCACGTTCCCCTGGGGAATCGATCTCACACGCTTCAGCCCGCGCCCTCCTGCGCTGACGATCCGAACCGACCTTGGCTGGGCCGGGAATGAAGTCTTGATATCCACTCGCAGCTGGGAGCCGGTGTATGCCGTCGACGTGCTCGTCCGTGCTTTTGCTCTGGTGCGGCAGCAGCGGCCGAGCGCGCGGCTCATCCTCCTCGGCGACGGCTCCCTCGAGCGCGAGGTTCGGCGGCTCATTGGCGATCTCGGACTGCAGGACTTTGTCCATGCTCCCGGGCGGGTGCCGTACGACTCGTTACCCGACTATTTCCGGTCCGCCGACGCCTATGTCAGCGCTGCGGTCAGTGATGGCACGTCGATCTCGCTTCTCGAGGCAATGGCGTGTGGACTTCCGGTGGTGGTAAGTAATAGTTTTGGAAACCTGGAATGGGTTCGCGAGGGCGTGAACGGAGCATTGGCGCCTCCGGGCGATATCGAATCCCTCACCGCGGCAATGTTGCTGGTGATCTCGCACGAGTATGAGTCGGCTCGCATGCGTGAGGCGAATGTCGCGACTGCTCGCGACCATGCGAATTGGGATGCGAATTTTCCAGGCTTTGTGGGGCTCGTCGAGAGACTGGCCACCAGTTGA
- a CDS encoding CDP-glycerol glycerophosphotransferase family protein yields MKELPRRIYRRARWVLAFGTPAKRRDLNEVARLTRLMIGDKLKGSRIIIVFVEELGFIQFLLPVVEELKRRSGRSISWYIATEHSAHEDQLAVFNVPAERRFHPGLAAALLLADVFLSASVYGKGPRTSLRINISHNQPTKFESYPKEHLRNYNVHFLTGPLHREQYEHMFVLHAMDLRQIRLVNVGYPKSDALLQGRYDRRQVLEQLGLDPTRKTALYAPAWDAGGSLRTFGEQVIEQLLTLGDINVVVKLHPISYTERSNPSFEWYAGGVDWVERFRRFEADPRFKHVTSFQVDPLLVASDVLVTDFSSVALEFMVLDKPVIYLDCPEYFEKTLKHPAYNSDPDYVRNDPKANAGRHAGVVVDDVAGLAAATGACLAQPKAGSDDRRNLAATLLYNPGRGAEVAATTILKMLGIPPKFTTQA; encoded by the coding sequence TTGAAGGAGCTACCGCGGAGAATTTACCGGAGGGCCAGATGGGTTCTGGCTTTCGGCACCCCGGCGAAGCGAAGGGATCTGAACGAGGTCGCGCGCCTCACGCGATTGATGATCGGTGACAAGCTCAAGGGATCCAGGATCATCATCGTGTTCGTGGAGGAGCTCGGATTCATTCAGTTTCTGCTGCCGGTTGTCGAGGAGCTCAAACGCCGGAGCGGACGCTCGATCTCGTGGTACATCGCGACCGAGCACTCGGCTCACGAAGACCAGTTGGCGGTTTTCAACGTCCCCGCAGAACGTCGCTTTCATCCCGGCCTCGCCGCGGCACTCCTGCTGGCGGACGTTTTCCTCTCGGCGTCAGTATACGGGAAGGGACCGCGGACGAGTCTCAGGATCAACATCTCGCATAATCAGCCGACAAAATTCGAGTCGTACCCAAAAGAGCATCTCCGGAATTACAACGTTCATTTTCTTACCGGCCCGCTCCACCGCGAGCAGTACGAGCACATGTTCGTGCTTCACGCGATGGATCTTCGGCAGATCAGGCTCGTAAACGTTGGATACCCCAAGTCGGACGCGCTGCTTCAGGGGCGCTACGATCGGCGTCAGGTGCTCGAGCAACTCGGCCTCGATCCCACTCGAAAGACCGCACTCTATGCACCGGCCTGGGACGCCGGAGGCTCACTTCGAACGTTCGGAGAACAGGTCATCGAGCAGCTGCTGACTCTCGGCGACATCAACGTCGTCGTCAAGCTCCACCCTATCAGTTACACGGAGCGCTCGAATCCGAGCTTCGAATGGTATGCGGGCGGAGTAGACTGGGTTGAGCGATTCCGCCGGTTCGAGGCCGATCCGCGGTTCAAGCACGTCACAAGCTTTCAGGTGGACCCGCTTCTCGTGGCGAGTGACGTCCTGGTCACCGATTTCAGCAGCGTCGCTCTCGAATTCATGGTTCTCGACAAGCCGGTGATCTACCTGGATTGTCCGGAGTACTTCGAGAAGACCCTGAAGCATCCGGCCTACAACTCGGATCCGGACTATGTCAGGAACGACCCGAAGGCAAACGCCGGCAGGCACGCCGGCGTTGTCGTGGACGACGTTGCCGGTCTTGCGGCTGCGACGGGTGCCTGTCTCGCCCAGCCGAAGGCGGGTTCCGACGACCGCCGCAACCTGGCCGCGACGCTGCTGTACAATCCGGGAAGAGGGGCCGAGGTGGCAGCGACGACGATTCTCAAAATGCTCGGAATTCCGCCAAAGTTCACGACGCAAGCCTGA